The Rhabdothermincola salaria genomic interval CGAGGCCAGCATCCTCGATCACTACAGCTGAGGCCTCGGGGTCGCGCACTGCGCCCCGAGCGGCGCGTCGGTGCCAGGATCGGGGGATGCGCATCACACTGCCCTCCGGCACCGCGGCCGCCCTCGCCCGCCCCGACGGGGCCGAGCGAGGCCTCGTGGTCATCCCCGACATCATGGGCCTGCGCCCGCTCTTCGACGACATGGTCGATCGCCTGGCCGCCGACACCGGCTGGGCGGTGTGCGCCGCGGAACCCTTCGCCGGCCACGAGGACTGGACCATCGAGCAGCGCATGGGCGGCGGGGTGGCCGACGTGGGCGACGAACGGGTGCTCGGCGACGTGGTCGCCGCCGCCGAGGCCACCGGCTGCGACACGGTCGGGGTCATCGGCTTCTGCATGGGCGGCATGTTCACCTTCAAGGCCGCGGCCACGGGTCGGTTCCACCGCGCCGTCGGCTTCTACGGGATGATCCGCCTGCCCGAGCCGTGGCGAGGGCCGTCGCTGGCCGAGCCGCTCGACGCCCTGGCCTCTCCCGAGCGCTGCCCGACCATGGCCGTCATCGGCACGGTCGATCCGTACACCCCGCCACAGGACGTGGCCGACGCCGAGGCCCTCGGCGTGCACGTGGTGCGCTACGAAGGCGCCGACCACGGGTTCGTGCACGACCCCAGCCGACCGGCGCACCGGGCCGACGACGCGGCCGACGCCTGGCAGCGCACCCTGGAGTTCCTGGGCACCTGACCCGGTCCCATCCGACCCGCCCCCG includes:
- a CDS encoding dienelactone hydrolase family protein, yielding MRITLPSGTAAALARPDGAERGLVVIPDIMGLRPLFDDMVDRLAADTGWAVCAAEPFAGHEDWTIEQRMGGGVADVGDERVLGDVVAAAEATGCDTVGVIGFCMGGMFTFKAAATGRFHRAVGFYGMIRLPEPWRGPSLAEPLDALASPERCPTMAVIGTVDPYTPPQDVADAEALGVHVVRYEGADHGFVHDPSRPAHRADDAADAWQRTLEFLGT